The following are encoded in a window of Acidobacteriota bacterium genomic DNA:
- the accB gene encoding acetyl-CoA carboxylase biotin carboxyl carrier protein, giving the protein MTFEQIKELIELVGKRELSGLEIERSGFRLKVDGKSAPVALAPAAAPAVEVVAAPAPTAVAAPVVVEEEPAEAVDEGGHTVTSPIVGTFYSSPSPDADAFVAVGDRVRQGQVLCIVEAMKIMNEIEADAAGVVKQILPKNGQAVEYGEPLFVLQAD; this is encoded by the coding sequence CTGACCTTCGAGCAGATCAAGGAGTTGATCGAATTGGTGGGGAAGCGAGAGCTGAGTGGGCTCGAGATCGAGCGCTCCGGCTTTCGCCTGAAGGTCGATGGCAAAAGCGCGCCGGTCGCTTTGGCGCCAGCGGCGGCCCCGGCGGTGGAGGTGGTGGCTGCGCCGGCGCCGACGGCGGTTGCCGCGCCGGTGGTGGTCGAGGAAGAGCCGGCCGAGGCCGTCGACGAGGGAGGCCACACGGTGACCTCGCCGATCGTCGGTACCTTCTACAGCTCACCCTCTCCGGATGCCGATGCCTTTGTCGCGGTCGGCGATCGGGTGCGCCAGGGGCAGGTTCTCTGCATCGTCGAGGCGATGAAGATCATGAACGAGATCGAAGCCGACGCCGCCGGTGTGGTGAAGCAGATCCTGCCCAAGAATGGCCAGGCGGTGGAGTACGGCGAGCCCCTTTTCGTCCTGCAGGCGGACTAG